The following proteins come from a genomic window of Salinivibrio kushneri:
- the cas7e gene encoding type I-E CRISPR-associated protein Cas7/Cse4/CasC, with product MSQFIQLHLLTSYAPSNLNRDDLGRPKTAKMGGFERLRVSSQSLKRHWRTSEVFETALAGKIGVRTKRFGRQLYSELVEQGVTEKSAKVWAAEIAGVFGQIKKDQLDIEQLVHISPEEQDAARSLIAILAEENRAPKKEELDLLKADHAAADIALFGRMLASSPSFNVEAACQVAHALSVHSVVVEDDYFTAVDDLNNKEEDAGSAHLGEAGFAAALFYSYICINKTQLINNLQGNEALADSAIKALTEAAVKVAPSGKQNSFASRAYASFVLAEKGEHQPRQLSVAFLKPINDPDQGQAAVAAIKDQVQKFDQVYGECADSRYALNVFEGSGSFDELLNFVTE from the coding sequence ATGAGCCAATTTATTCAACTACACCTACTGACTTCTTATGCGCCTTCTAATCTAAACCGTGACGATTTAGGCCGGCCCAAAACCGCAAAAATGGGCGGATTTGAGCGCTTACGTGTGAGTTCGCAAAGTTTAAAACGCCATTGGCGGACATCGGAAGTTTTTGAAACGGCGTTGGCAGGTAAAATTGGGGTTCGGACCAAACGTTTCGGCCGACAGTTATACAGTGAGCTTGTCGAACAAGGTGTTACCGAAAAATCCGCCAAAGTATGGGCGGCAGAGATAGCAGGTGTTTTTGGCCAAATCAAGAAAGATCAATTAGATATCGAGCAGCTTGTTCATATTAGCCCAGAAGAGCAAGATGCAGCACGCTCTTTGATCGCGATATTAGCAGAAGAAAATCGTGCGCCAAAAAAAGAAGAACTGGACTTATTAAAGGCAGATCATGCAGCAGCCGACATCGCCTTATTTGGCCGTATGTTAGCCTCTTCGCCATCGTTTAATGTGGAGGCCGCCTGCCAAGTTGCGCATGCATTGAGTGTTCATAGCGTGGTTGTGGAAGATGATTATTTTACCGCTGTGGATGATTTGAACAACAAAGAGGAAGATGCGGGCTCTGCTCACCTTGGTGAAGCGGGTTTCGCGGCCGCTTTATTCTATTCCTATATCTGCATCAACAAAACGCAGCTGATTAACAACTTGCAGGGCAATGAGGCACTTGCCGATAGCGCGATCAAAGCTCTGACGGAAGCGGCGGTTAAAGTAGCACCTTCAGGTAAACAAAATAGCTTTGCTTCACGTGCTTACGCGAGTTTTGTTTTAGCCGAGAAAGGCGAACACCAACCAAGACAATTGTCGGTAGCGTTTCTGAAACCCATTAACGATCCCGATCAAGGTCAAGCGGCCGTAGCGGCGATCAAAGATCAAGTGCAAAAATTCGACCAAGTGTATGGTGAGTGTGCAGATAGCCGATATGCATTAAATGTATTTGAGGGTAGCGGCTCGTTTGATGAACTACTTAACTTCGTTACAGAATAA
- the casB gene encoding type I-E CRISPR-associated protein Cse2/CasB: MDSALQHSVLRWWQSMYLSPNELYKKGITPAPNAQKAQLKRCRDLDAVMLTPGFRALWQSLPALITEHATSSDMECWAAIAGALVHVKHDSAHNLATAAGSKAQSDKSRVSELRFAQLQDTKTPDEFLRRLRRILHQLDHSVLVKSLAKDIYQWFEEHSQFYPRQADKRITVQWAMDYYRAAGTK, from the coding sequence ATGGATAGTGCACTACAACATAGTGTTTTACGCTGGTGGCAAAGTATGTACTTATCACCGAATGAATTATACAAAAAAGGTATCACGCCAGCTCCAAACGCACAAAAAGCACAGCTAAAACGCTGTCGAGATCTTGACGCCGTTATGCTGACGCCAGGGTTTCGTGCCTTATGGCAAAGTTTGCCTGCTCTCATAACGGAGCATGCTACATCAAGTGACATGGAATGCTGGGCAGCCATTGCTGGTGCGCTAGTACATGTGAAGCATGATAGCGCACACAATCTGGCGACGGCGGCGGGGAGCAAAGCACAAAGTGATAAATCGAGAGTGAGTGAGCTGCGCTTTGCACAACTGCAAGATACCAAGACACCGGATGAATTTCTGCGCCGTTTAAGAAGGATCCTGCATCAGCTTGATCACAGTGTTTTGGTCAAATCTTTGGCGAAGGATATCTATCAATGGTTTGAGGAACACAGCCAATTTTATCCTCGCCAAGCAGATAAACGCATCACTGTTCAATGGGCAATGGACTATTACCGCGCAGCGGGCACTAAATAG
- the casA gene encoding type I-E CRISPR-associated protein Cse1/CasA, with product MNLIQDPWLEYIHRNGDIKKRPITAICDPDVVDFSLPRADFYGAAYQFAIGLLQTAFAPKDLSQWHHYFKTPPADAVLEEAVDQVSHAFNVVGEGPLFMQDFDSLEDAPSTTVSGLLIEAPGANGIKNNTDHFIKRGIGQVLSLEMAALALFTMQINAPAGGSGHRVGLRGGGPLTTLVMPVTSEASLWEKLWLNIINKDFWRYPSPNFTDGSVFPWLAPTQTSEKKGSEVYANAVHPLHVYWAMPRRIRLEVEYHDAECQLLGQQVEQVVNHYRTQNYGANYDGEWSHPLTPYRFNPKKPEEPPFSVKAQPGGITYKIWDTLTLSSDAQGYRCATVISHYYALSQRHGKLLGYRPHLKAFGYDMDNMKARGWYNSELPLFAFSEEQQEDVLTAVNTLQDLSVKSLKQLRDQIKNAWFDRPKDAKGDTSFIDLAFWQKTESAFFTAVSQLIENIEQEDESLTPEQAKKWLNTLRAVCFDLFDGYAMTELGNARNMARRIKARQTLSWWLFNSKDIKAFIREHDIAIDKEIA from the coding sequence ATGAATTTAATTCAAGACCCATGGTTGGAGTATATCCATCGTAATGGCGACATTAAGAAACGGCCGATTACTGCGATATGTGATCCCGACGTCGTAGATTTTTCACTACCAAGAGCAGATTTTTATGGCGCAGCGTATCAGTTTGCTATTGGCTTATTACAAACCGCGTTTGCGCCAAAAGATTTGTCACAATGGCACCATTACTTTAAAACGCCACCGGCCGATGCTGTTTTGGAAGAAGCGGTTGACCAGGTCAGTCACGCCTTTAATGTGGTTGGAGAGGGTCCCTTATTTATGCAGGATTTTGACTCCCTCGAGGATGCGCCATCCACCACGGTCTCAGGGCTATTGATAGAAGCGCCTGGCGCCAACGGCATAAAGAACAATACCGATCATTTTATCAAGCGGGGTATTGGTCAAGTGTTGTCTCTCGAAATGGCAGCGTTGGCTTTGTTTACTATGCAAATCAATGCGCCTGCTGGTGGATCTGGACATCGTGTCGGTTTGCGTGGTGGCGGGCCGTTAACAACGTTAGTGATGCCAGTAACAAGCGAGGCCAGCCTGTGGGAAAAGCTTTGGCTTAATATCATTAATAAAGATTTTTGGCGGTATCCATCGCCTAATTTTACAGATGGTTCCGTTTTCCCGTGGCTTGCTCCTACGCAGACAAGTGAGAAAAAGGGCAGTGAAGTTTATGCCAATGCGGTTCATCCATTACATGTTTATTGGGCGATGCCAAGACGTATCCGCCTAGAAGTCGAATATCATGACGCAGAGTGTCAATTACTCGGTCAACAGGTTGAGCAGGTTGTTAACCATTACCGGACGCAAAATTACGGGGCGAATTATGATGGAGAATGGTCTCATCCTTTAACGCCATATCGGTTTAACCCGAAAAAGCCCGAAGAGCCCCCTTTTTCGGTTAAAGCACAACCTGGCGGTATCACCTATAAAATTTGGGATACGCTAACGTTAAGTAGCGACGCCCAAGGTTATAGATGTGCAACCGTGATTTCTCACTATTACGCTCTAAGTCAAAGGCACGGAAAGTTATTAGGTTACCGTCCACACCTCAAAGCTTTCGGTTATGACATGGATAATATGAAGGCGAGAGGGTGGTACAACAGTGAATTGCCTTTATTTGCCTTTAGTGAAGAGCAGCAAGAGGATGTGCTAACAGCAGTAAACACACTGCAAGATTTATCGGTCAAAAGTCTTAAGCAGCTCCGCGACCAAATTAAAAATGCGTGGTTTGATCGTCCAAAGGATGCGAAAGGCGATACATCTTTTATCGATCTCGCGTTCTGGCAGAAGACGGAGTCTGCTTTTTTTACTGCCGTGTCTCAGTTGATTGAAAATATAGAGCAAGAAGACGAGAGCTTAACCCCGGAACAAGCAAAAAAATGGCTCAACACATTACGCGCTGTATGTTTCGACTTATTTGATGGTTATGCCATGACTGAGCTGGGTAATGCGAGAAATATGGCGAGACGGATTAAAGCGAGACAGACTCTGAGCTGGTGGCTATTTAACAGTAAAGATATAAAAGCATTTATTCGTGAACATGATATTGCGATTGATAAGGAGATCGCCTAA
- the cas3 gene encoding CRISPR-associated helicase Cas3', giving the protein MDNEKPYFSYWGKASADIGSGDTYHQLAYHCLDVAAVSYRLLHKERPLTKAIAEFLELSPEQLRTLWCFMISLHDLGKYASAFQELNLSVSDALLNPRSKKEYDGREYRHDRLGYYFWQQHETEIVQAICGQSLGSMDDETAVYETVDVLAQCVLGHHGQPVNRQMPRRMRSFTEARNHDAVTAFIADVGELFQPQIKIEILSSSDWRARLEQVSWQLAGLAVLADWMGSDTHFFPYVSQPQPLEQYWHCALACAEQALSHTDLSRTPTVTPFSAFSDIFPFSPTPLQAWAASVEINDQPQLFILEDMTGAGKTEAALTLTHRLMAAGAADGFYFGLPTMATSNAMFDRVADHYTQMVKLGEGEQASITLAHGARDMNDRFREMVHTTGTVDSNYHQRDATVTAQCNAWLADSRKKALLAPVGVGTIDQALLAVLPRRHQSLRLLGLNRKVLIFDEIHAADEYMLALLESLLSLHLHQGGSVILLTATLSQQQRQRLCQVWQQAAGLAPVMPSQDHFPLATQVAIDKAPALKETAIPRQAKQKRAIAVDMLTQFDDCLETVLTAVSKGQCVVWIRNTVDDAHEAYEKLLSRLDHPERSHLFHSRFILADRKNIEKTVLDNFGKSSSQSERQGRVLVATQVFQESLDADADVMISDICPIDDLIQRAGRLHRHTRNKQGAYIAQGDDERDPPVLYIHAPSWEDKPKADWLSRHFQPTQFVYRSPGRLWLGLRKLRQLGKICMPMHARELVEAVYSDEALAQIPTALQPMEDEYLGKTYSIGAKAQSQCIDWQYGYCDRSADYWFDDETDISTRYNDIETVDVLLVNEQAGELVPIAKDNRFAVALSTVKLSKRKYAEQLAPLPERLEPALTKLIEQHPHVKYMEIWLPENDSRFAYSEEKGFYEWPQEAT; this is encoded by the coding sequence GTGGATAACGAAAAGCCTTATTTTTCCTATTGGGGAAAGGCCAGTGCTGACATAGGAAGCGGGGATACTTATCACCAGCTGGCCTATCACTGTTTGGACGTAGCGGCCGTTAGCTATCGCCTCCTTCATAAAGAGCGGCCGCTCACGAAAGCCATTGCGGAATTTCTCGAACTCTCTCCGGAACAGCTACGAACCCTATGGTGTTTCATGATATCGCTTCATGACTTAGGCAAGTATGCGTCCGCATTTCAGGAACTGAACCTCAGTGTTTCCGATGCCCTATTAAACCCTCGAAGTAAAAAAGAATATGACGGGCGAGAATACCGACATGACAGGCTAGGGTATTATTTCTGGCAGCAGCATGAGACTGAGATAGTTCAAGCTATTTGTGGTCAATCGCTCGGTTCAATGGATGATGAAACAGCTGTCTATGAAACAGTTGACGTGCTGGCGCAATGTGTATTGGGACATCACGGTCAGCCAGTCAATCGGCAAATGCCGAGGCGGATGAGATCATTCACGGAAGCGCGCAATCATGATGCGGTGACAGCATTTATTGCTGATGTAGGTGAGTTATTTCAGCCGCAAATCAAAATTGAAATACTGTCTTCTTCTGATTGGCGAGCGCGACTTGAACAAGTGAGCTGGCAACTAGCAGGGCTGGCCGTACTGGCGGACTGGATGGGTTCAGATACTCACTTTTTCCCCTACGTCTCTCAGCCTCAACCGCTTGAGCAGTATTGGCATTGTGCGCTGGCGTGTGCCGAACAAGCATTAAGCCATACCGACTTATCTCGCACACCGACAGTGACACCTTTTAGTGCCTTTTCCGATATCTTCCCTTTTTCCCCAACACCTTTGCAGGCCTGGGCGGCGTCGGTAGAAATCAACGACCAACCTCAGCTGTTTATCTTAGAAGATATGACAGGGGCAGGAAAGACTGAAGCCGCGCTCACACTCACACATCGACTCATGGCCGCAGGCGCGGCCGATGGTTTTTATTTTGGCTTGCCGACAATGGCGACATCCAATGCCATGTTTGATCGAGTAGCCGATCACTATACGCAAATGGTGAAACTTGGTGAGGGAGAACAAGCCAGTATTACGCTGGCACACGGTGCCCGTGATATGAATGACCGATTTCGAGAAATGGTGCACACAACAGGTACGGTAGATAGCAACTATCACCAGCGTGATGCAACCGTGACGGCACAATGTAATGCTTGGCTTGCGGATTCGCGTAAAAAAGCGTTATTAGCACCTGTTGGCGTGGGCACCATTGATCAAGCGTTGCTCGCTGTATTACCTCGGCGGCATCAATCTTTGCGTTTACTAGGGTTGAATCGAAAGGTCCTAATTTTTGACGAAATCCACGCAGCGGATGAATATATGCTCGCCTTGTTGGAAAGCTTATTATCATTGCATCTGCATCAGGGCGGCTCGGTTATATTGTTAACGGCTACCTTATCTCAGCAACAACGGCAACGCTTATGCCAAGTGTGGCAGCAAGCCGCCGGTTTAGCCCCTGTGATGCCGAGTCAGGATCACTTCCCTTTAGCTACCCAAGTGGCGATTGATAAAGCTCCAGCACTGAAAGAAACCGCTATTCCTCGGCAGGCTAAACAAAAACGTGCGATCGCAGTAGATATGCTCACTCAGTTTGATGACTGTTTAGAAACGGTGTTGACGGCGGTTTCTAAAGGGCAATGCGTGGTTTGGATAAGAAATACCGTGGATGATGCACACGAAGCGTATGAAAAGTTACTGAGTCGGCTTGATCATCCCGAACGGAGCCATTTATTTCATAGCCGATTTATCTTAGCCGATCGAAAAAATATTGAGAAAACCGTTCTCGACAATTTTGGTAAAAGCAGTTCGCAATCAGAGCGTCAAGGTCGTGTATTAGTTGCGACTCAAGTTTTTCAAGAGAGCTTAGATGCTGACGCTGATGTAATGATATCCGATATTTGCCCGATTGATGACTTGATTCAACGCGCGGGACGTTTACACCGTCATACAAGAAACAAACAAGGTGCCTATATTGCGCAAGGTGACGACGAACGCGACCCTCCCGTTCTCTATATTCATGCCCCCTCTTGGGAAGACAAGCCGAAAGCCGATTGGCTAAGTCGTCACTTTCAACCCACGCAATTTGTTTATCGCTCACCTGGACGACTTTGGTTGGGGCTTAGAAAACTACGCCAATTAGGCAAAATCTGTATGCCAATGCATGCACGCGAGTTGGTTGAAGCCGTTTACAGTGATGAAGCACTGGCACAAATTCCAACCGCGCTTCAACCTATGGAAGACGAATATTTGGGAAAAACATACAGTATCGGCGCGAAAGCACAGTCGCAATGTATTGATTGGCAATATGGTTATTGTGATCGCAGTGCAGACTATTGGTTTGATGATGAAACAGATATTAGTACCCGCTATAACGACATAGAAACCGTGGACGTGTTGCTGGTTAACGAACAAGCAGGTGAGCTAGTGCCAATAGCAAAAGACAATCGATTTGCAGTGGCGCTTAGCACGGTCAAGCTGTCAAAAAGAAAGTACGCCGAACAACTTGCGCCTTTGCCCGAGCGGCTTGAGCCTGCATTGACAAAGTTGATCGAGCAACACCCTCATGTGAAATATATGGAAATCTGGTTGCCCGAAAACGATTCTCGTTTTGCTTATAGCGAGGAAAAAGGATTTTACGAGTGGCCACAGGAGGCGACATGA
- the gcvT gene encoding glycine cleavage system aminomethyltransferase GcvT translates to MAELLTTPLHSLHLDMGAKMVPFAGYDMPVQYPLGVRKEHLHCREHAGLFDVSHMGQIRLHGADAAKALEALVPVDVLDLPQGKQRYAVFTNEQGGILDDLMIANLGDHLFLVVNAACKAQDIQHLRDNLKGNVSVEVLEDRALLALQGPKAAQVLATFNPKVNDMVFMDIQPVEINGIECVVSRSGYTGEDGFEISVPAEHAASLAKALLAHDEVEWIGLGARDSLRLECGLCLYGHDLDTTTTPVEATLIWAISKVRRADGERAGGFPGEAIILDQIATKAVSRKRIGLVGQSKAPVREGSKLFDANDNEIGVVTSGTFGPTKGMPVAMGYLPPEFIAPGTEVYAEVRGKKLPMTVEKMPFVPQRYYRG, encoded by the coding sequence ATGGCAGAGTTACTAACGACCCCGTTACACAGCCTGCACCTTGATATGGGGGCAAAAATGGTTCCTTTCGCTGGCTATGACATGCCAGTTCAGTATCCGCTGGGTGTGCGCAAAGAGCACCTTCATTGCCGTGAGCATGCCGGGTTGTTTGATGTTTCTCATATGGGGCAAATCCGTCTTCACGGTGCGGATGCGGCCAAAGCATTGGAAGCGCTTGTTCCAGTCGATGTGTTGGATCTCCCCCAAGGAAAACAGCGCTATGCCGTGTTCACCAATGAGCAGGGCGGCATTTTGGATGATCTGATGATTGCCAACCTCGGCGATCACCTTTTTCTGGTGGTCAACGCGGCATGCAAAGCACAAGACATTCAGCACCTGCGCGATAACTTGAAAGGGAATGTCTCCGTCGAGGTGCTTGAGGATCGCGCCTTACTGGCACTTCAAGGCCCGAAGGCGGCGCAAGTGCTGGCGACATTCAACCCGAAGGTTAATGACATGGTGTTCATGGACATTCAACCTGTTGAGATCAATGGCATTGAGTGTGTAGTGAGTCGTTCCGGTTACACTGGCGAAGACGGGTTTGAAATATCTGTACCGGCTGAACATGCAGCATCACTCGCCAAAGCACTGTTAGCTCACGACGAGGTAGAATGGATAGGGCTCGGCGCGCGTGACTCACTGCGCCTTGAGTGTGGCCTTTGCCTGTATGGGCACGATCTGGACACCACCACGACGCCAGTTGAAGCAACCTTGATTTGGGCCATTAGTAAAGTGCGTCGTGCTGATGGTGAGCGTGCGGGTGGCTTTCCCGGTGAGGCGATAATCCTCGATCAAATCGCCACCAAAGCGGTCAGCCGCAAGCGCATTGGCCTTGTGGGCCAAAGCAAAGCCCCTGTGCGTGAAGGCAGCAAGTTGTTTGATGCCAACGATAATGAAATCGGCGTGGTCACCAGCGGCACCTTTGGCCCCACCAAGGGCATGCCCGTGGCAATGGGTTATCTCCCCCCTGAGTTTATTGCCCCCGGTACCGAGGTCTACGCGGAAGTACGTGGCAAAAAACTGCCCATGACAGTCGAAAAAATGCCCTTTGTACCGCAGCGGTATTATCGCGGCTAA
- a CDS encoding helix-turn-helix domain-containing protein: MQVERSLREGEAREPIAPLRLGPRLKAVRVGLGLTLEEASQRTGLARSTLSKIENEQISPTFQAMQKLAHGLDIDIPQLFAPPKKRQATGRRDVTFAGQGKAHPTGTYEHELLATQLSNKKMMPFKSRVRARAFEDYSDWIRHDGEEFLLVLEGSIQFFSEFYEAITLNEGDSVYYDATMGHMLASVSDDDALILWVTAS, from the coding sequence ATGCAGGTTGAACGATCGTTGCGTGAGGGAGAAGCGCGTGAACCTATTGCGCCATTGCGCTTAGGCCCGCGCTTAAAAGCGGTACGGGTCGGGTTAGGGCTGACACTTGAAGAGGCCAGCCAGCGCACAGGCTTGGCGCGTTCAACCTTGTCCAAAATTGAGAATGAGCAGATATCTCCCACTTTTCAAGCGATGCAAAAACTTGCGCATGGGCTGGACATTGATATCCCGCAATTGTTTGCCCCACCCAAAAAGCGGCAGGCAACGGGAAGGCGAGACGTGACGTTTGCCGGACAGGGTAAAGCGCATCCCACTGGCACGTACGAGCATGAATTGTTGGCAACACAGCTAAGCAATAAAAAGATGATGCCGTTTAAGTCACGGGTCAGGGCGCGTGCTTTTGAGGATTATAGCGACTGGATTCGACACGACGGTGAAGAGTTTTTATTGGTGCTTGAAGGCAGCATCCAATTTTTTTCTGAGTTTTATGAAGCGATCACGCTCAATGAGGGTGACAGCGTATATTACGACGCCACCATGGGACACATGTTAGCTTCCGTCAGTGATGACGATGCACTGATCTTATGGGTAACGGCGTCTTAA